The genomic region ATTTGCAGGGCGCATTTATCAACAAAGGCAAAGAAATAGCGAAAACGAAAGAATACGTGGAAATGTTTAGAATAGCGGCTGCGTCTCTTTCCATGCAGCTGCGCTATCTCTCCGGCGGCAACCAGCAAAAGGTGTACCTGTCCCGCTGGGTGGACACGAATCCGTCGATTTTGATCCTTGACGAACCCACCCGGGGCATCGACGTCAAGGCCAAGCAGGAAGTCTACGAATTTATCCACCGTCTCGCGGGGGAGGGCATTTCCTGCATCGTCATTTCCTCGGAAATGGAAGAAATCATCGGTCTCTGCAGCCGCGTCTATGTCATGAAGGAAGGCAGCGTCGCGGGATGCGTTGAAGGGGATCACATCAACGAAGAAGAAATCATGTTTTACGCAACCGGCATCAAAGGGAGGCAGTTTTAATGGAACAAAACGTTAAGACCGGCGACGCCGGGCTTTTGAAGAAATTTGAATGGAGCGAGCACACGACGGAACTGGGCTTCGTGCTGCTCTTCCTCTTGGCGACGGTCGTGGGCTGGCCGAATTTTTTGCAGACCCGGAACCTGATCAACATCCTGCGGCAGCAATCCTATACGGGCATCATCGCCCTGGGCATGACGCTCGTCGTGATCTCTGGAGGCATCGATCTCTCGGTGGGCTCCATGATGGCCTTTACGGGGGGCATCACGATCTATGTGCTCAATACCTTTCCGTCAAATTCCCTGACCGGGGTCGTCGTAGCGTCGGTTTTCGTGCTGGTCTTCGGAGCCGTCTGCGGATTCGTGAACGGCTTTCTCGTGACCCGATGCCGGATCGCGCCCTTTATCGCGACCTTGGGCACCATGTCCATCTTCCGTTCGCTGATCCAGTATTTTTCCGGAGCGTCCAATATCCTTTCCAAGAATACGCTGTATCCGAAAATCGGCTCGGGCTTCGCGTTGGGGATTCCGGTCCCCGTGTGGGTATTTCTCATTCTCGCCGCGGCCATGCATTTTTTACTCAACAACACGAGCTTCGGCCGCTATGTGTGCGCCGTGGGGGCCAATGAAATGGTCGCGAAATATTCGGCCATCGGCGTACAGACCGTGAAGCTCATCCCCTATGTGATTACGGGCTTTACCGTGGGCGTCACGGCCCTCATGTGGTCCACGCGGATCAACTGTATCCAGTCATCGGGAGACGGCACGGGCTATGAGCTCGAGGCCGTGGCCGCCGTCGTGATCGGCGGTACGTCCATGTCCGGCGGCAAAGGCTCCATCGTAGGCACGGTCTTGGGGGCGCTGATGCTGGGCATGATCAATAACATGCTTGTACTGGGCGGCGTTTCGTCGTTCCTGCAGCAGGCAGTCAGAGGTTTGGTCATTATTGCGGCAGTGTTACTGCAATATAATCGCAATATTAAATAGGAGGTACAAATGAAAAAAGTTGTGTTAGCGTTTTTATTTACCCTGTTTCTGGGCTCCTTCGCTTTTGGCAAGGGAGCGGTGAAAATCGGCGTAGCGGTACCGACGGCTGACCACGGCTGGACGGGCGGCATCGGCTGGTGGGCCGACCACGCGGTAAACGAGCTGAAAAGCAAGTACGAAGGAAAAGTGGAATTCCGCGTAGTGCATTCGGCAAACGCCACCGCGCAGGTCGCGGACGTGGAAAATCTTGGTTCCTGGGGCATGGAATACCTCGTCATTCTTCCCCACGAATCGGCGCCCCTTACCCCCATCGTAAAACAGTTCCACGATCAGGGCGTAAAGTGCATCGTCGTTGACCGCGGACTGACCGACACGAGCTTCGGCTATGTAAACTTGGCGGGCGACAATCCGGGCCTGGGCCGCGAAAGCGGAAAATGGCTGGCCGCCACCATGAAAGCCGAAGGATTGACGGACTACGTGGTTATGGGCGGAATGCCTGTTGTCATCGACACCGAGAGAATGGACGCCTTCTTCGCCGAAATGGATAAAGAAGCGTCGCTCAAAGATCTTGAGGGCAAAGGCAAGTACCAGTTCGCCAACTGGTCCACACAGGACGGCCTGAAAATCATGGAGACCTTCCTGCAGAAGTTCCCGAAGATCGACGCGGTGTTCTGCCAGGACGACGACGTGCTGACGGGCGTATTGCAGGCCATCAAAGAATCCGGCCGCAAGGACATCAAGATCGCGCTGGGCGGCGCCGGTTCCAAAGTCGTTATGGAAATGATCAAAGCCAATGATCCCCTGGTACGGGCGACGACGCTGTACCATCCCTCGATGATTTCCGACGGGATCCAGTACGCCGTTGACGTGGCGACGGGCGCCAAAAGCGATTCCTTCCACACGGCGAAAGAACCTGTTTCCGTGGTTATTCCTTCCGCGCTGATCGACAAATCCAACGTGGACAAATACTACAATCCGGATTCCTCGTTCTAAAGAAAGTTCCGAGTACGCGGCAAATCGCGAATTTGCGCGCACAAATTCCAGCAAAAAACTGCCGTTTCACGCGGCAGTTTTTTGATCTGAAAATTTTTGTATTTTCTTCCCCTTACTTCCCGAGCACAATCTCCGAAAAGATATTCTCAAGCAGCTCCTGCTTGCCGCTGGTCCGGCCTTCGGGCCCGTAAGCGGTCGCCAGCGCCGCCAGCGCGTCCAGAGTGAAGCCTCCTTTTTCAAACTTCGCCCCGTCCCCGCTGTCCCAGGACGCGTAGCGTTTTTTGAGAAACGCCGGAATTCTGCCGTCTTCAAAGACTTCGACAGCCTTCAACAGCCCGTAGGCGAAGGCGTCCATGCCTCCGATATGGGCGATGAAGAGGTCTTCGGCGTCGACGGAGTTTCTCCGGATTTTCGCGTCAAAGTTGAGCCCGCCGGTGGTAAAGCCGCCCATTCTGAGTACGGCCAGCATGGCCTGGGTCGTCTCGTAGACATTGTTGGGGAACTGATCCGTATCCCAACCGTTTCGGGCGTCGCCGCGGTTGGCGTCAATGGAGCCCAGAAGCCCGTTGTCAACGCAGACATTGAGCTCGTGGGCAAAGTCGTGGCCCGCCAGCTCGGCGTGATTGGCTTCGATATTGAGCTTGAAGTCCTTGTCGAGGCCGTAGGCTCTGAGAAAGCCGATAACGGTCTCGGCGTCAAAGTCGTACTGGTGCTTTGTGGGCTCCATGGGTTTGGGCTCGATGTAGAAGGTCCCCGTAAAGCCCTGCTTGCGCCCGTAGTCCCGGGCAATCGTGAGCAGCATGGCCAGATGGTCCTTCTCCCGCTTCATGTCCGTATTGAGAAGGCTCATATAACCTTCGCGCCCACCCCAGAACGTGTAGCCCTGACCGCCCAGCTTGATGGTCCCGTCAATGGCGTTTTTGATCTGGTTGGCGGCGTGCGCCGTCACGGCGAAATCGGGGTTCGTCCCGGCCCCGTTCATAAAGCGCGGGTTTGTAAAGACGTTGGCCGTCCCCCAGAGGAGTTTGACGCCGGTCGCGTCCTGTTTTTTCTTGAGGGCGTCGACGATTTTCGCGAGGTTCTCGGCCGATTCCGCCGGGCTTGCGCCTTCGGGGGCGATGTCTCGGTCGTGCCAGCAGTAGTATTCGGCGCCTAATTTTGTAAAAAATTCAAAGGCCGCGTCGGCTTTGTTATAAGCGTTTTGCATCTTGTCGTCCGTGCAATTCCAGGGGAAGATCATCGTCGCCCCGCCGAAGGGATCGACGCCGTCGGCGCAAAAACTGTGCCAGTAGGCGACCGCGAACCGCAGCCAGTCTTTCATTTTCTTGCCTTTGACCTCGCGCTCCGCCTCATAATATTTGAAAGCCAGCGGATTTTTGCTGCCGGCCCCTTCATAGGGGATTTTTCCGATCCCCGGGAAATATTCCTTGTTTCCGATATACACCTTTGACATCATCATCATCGTCTCCTTTTCTCTATAAAATTTGTATCCTATGTCGTAAAATGTCCGCCCTCAGCGGAAAATTGGCGTCAAAGCCGCAAGATACCGCTTGTAGGACTCATAGGCCTCCGCGTAGCGCGGGGCCCGCTTGGGATCCGGCATATTGGTCTCGTCTTCCCGGATCTCGATATGGGCCTTGGTCAGTTCCGCCACGGGAACCGGCGTCCCCTCGTGCTTAAGCTTACACCACAGGGCCTGAAGGGCCGCCCCCATGGCAGCCGCTTCGGGGTTGACGGGGCGCTTTACCGGAAGGCCCAGAATATCGGCCGCGATCTGCCGCCAGAGGGGCGAATTGCTCCCTCCTCCGGCGATCCGGATTTCCCTTGCCTGGAAACCCAGGGCCTGAAAGGCCTCGAGTCCCCCCTTCATGCCGTAGACAGCCGCTTCCAAAGCCGCCCGGGCGATATTTTCCCG from Fusobacteriaceae bacterium harbors:
- a CDS encoding ABC transporter permease, giving the protein MEQNVKTGDAGLLKKFEWSEHTTELGFVLLFLLATVVGWPNFLQTRNLINILRQQSYTGIIALGMTLVVISGGIDLSVGSMMAFTGGITIYVLNTFPSNSLTGVVVASVFVLVFGAVCGFVNGFLVTRCRIAPFIATLGTMSIFRSLIQYFSGASNILSKNTLYPKIGSGFALGIPVPVWVFLILAAAMHFLLNNTSFGRYVCAVGANEMVAKYSAIGVQTVKLIPYVITGFTVGVTALMWSTRINCIQSSGDGTGYELEAVAAVVIGGTSMSGGKGSIVGTVLGALMLGMINNMLVLGGVSSFLQQAVRGLVIIAAVLLQYNRNIK
- a CDS encoding substrate-binding domain-containing protein, with translation MKKVVLAFLFTLFLGSFAFGKGAVKIGVAVPTADHGWTGGIGWWADHAVNELKSKYEGKVEFRVVHSANATAQVADVENLGSWGMEYLVILPHESAPLTPIVKQFHDQGVKCIVVDRGLTDTSFGYVNLAGDNPGLGRESGKWLAATMKAEGLTDYVVMGGMPVVIDTERMDAFFAEMDKEASLKDLEGKGKYQFANWSTQDGLKIMETFLQKFPKIDAVFCQDDDVLTGVLQAIKESGRKDIKIALGGAGSKVVMEMIKANDPLVRATTLYHPSMISDGIQYAVDVATGAKSDSFHTAKEPVSVVIPSALIDKSNVDKYYNPDSSF
- the xylA gene encoding xylose isomerase, which codes for MMMSKVYIGNKEYFPGIGKIPYEGAGSKNPLAFKYYEAEREVKGKKMKDWLRFAVAYWHSFCADGVDPFGGATMIFPWNCTDDKMQNAYNKADAAFEFFTKLGAEYYCWHDRDIAPEGASPAESAENLAKIVDALKKKQDATGVKLLWGTANVFTNPRFMNGAGTNPDFAVTAHAANQIKNAIDGTIKLGGQGYTFWGGREGYMSLLNTDMKREKDHLAMLLTIARDYGRKQGFTGTFYIEPKPMEPTKHQYDFDAETVIGFLRAYGLDKDFKLNIEANHAELAGHDFAHELNVCVDNGLLGSIDANRGDARNGWDTDQFPNNVYETTQAMLAVLRMGGFTTGGLNFDAKIRRNSVDAEDLFIAHIGGMDAFAYGLLKAVEVFEDGRIPAFLKKRYASWDSGDGAKFEKGGFTLDALAALATAYGPEGRTSGKQELLENIFSEIVLGK